The following are from one region of the Periophthalmus magnuspinnatus isolate fPerMag1 chromosome 5, fPerMag1.2.pri, whole genome shotgun sequence genome:
- the LOC117371690 gene encoding delta-type opioid receptor, protein MHHWNSTSPDGNSSHSGLGEVERVLVPILDAFILTLGICGHSMVIVILCGRRRRGPPGSSPQNSVTGTGTDILLLALSAADLLLLSVLPFHTAATALQHWPFGDVMCRLVGFLGSACTSASVFTLAALAVSRYLTVVKPAKAYFLLSPKRVTLVACLLWIPACGLAIPQLIFRYVGTPKSTPDGLVCFSFLSHKGQMIYGLVHFVVAFLLPLFTIAVAYSGIYMFLWVTRHQTRAPQVERYQSKVTQTSAMLVLAFTVCWLPSYGLTLALVADEASGATGTSPRYGPFSVFARLMATSSTVVNPILYVLMSQKFREDLVKLFKKKGPEDNGVVSMPTT, encoded by the coding sequence ATGCACCACTGGAACTCCACCTCTCCAGATGGGAACAGCAGCCACTCTGGTCTGGGGGAGGTGGAGCGAGTCTTGGTCCCTATTTTGGACGCCTTCATATTGACTTTGGGTATTTGCGGACACAGCATGGTGATAGTGATCCTGTGTGGAAGGCGAAGGCGTGGACCACCTGGATCCTCTCCCCAGAATTCAGTCACCGGGACTGGGACGGACATCTTGCTGCTGGCCCTTAGCGCTGCAGATCTCTTGCTCCTCTCCGTGCTTCCATTTCACACTGCAGCGACCGCTCTTCAACACTGGCCCTTCGGAGATGTTATGTGCAGACTGGTTGGGTTTCTTGGATCAGCTTGCACCTCTGCTTCTGTATTTACGCTAGCCGCTTTAGCCGTTTCACGCTATCTAACTGTCGTCAAGCCAGCGAAAGCGTATTTCCTACTTTCTCCAAAGCGCGTAACTTTGGTAGCATGTCTTCTGTGGATTCCTGCTTGTGGATTAGCCATACCGCAGCTGATATTCAGATATGTAGGCACTCCCAAAAGCACTCCAGATGGGCTTGTTTGCTTTTCCTTCTTATCCCATAAAGGACAAATGATCTACGGGCTAGTTCATTTTGTCGTAGCATTTTTACTACCACTGTTTACGATTGCAGTAGCGTATAGCGGTATCTATATGTTCCTATGGGTTACGAGACATCAAACGAGAGCTCCACAAGTTGAACGCTATCAGAGTAAAGTAACCCAAACGTCAGCCATGTTGGTGCTGGCATTCACGGTTTGCTGGTTGCCTTCCTACGGACTAACGCTAGCACTCGTAGCAGATGAGGCGTCAGGAGCTACTGGGACGTCACCGCGATATGGACCGTTTAGCGTGTTCGCGAGACTCATGGCCACCTCCTCAACTGTAGTTAACCCCATTTTATATGTGCTTATGTCTCAAAAGTTCAGAGAGGACTTGGTGAAACTGTTCAAGAAGAAAGGACCGGAGGACAATGGAGTGGTTTCTATGCCTACGACATGA